One window of Eisenibacter elegans DSM 3317 genomic DNA carries:
- a CDS encoding STAS/SEC14 domain-containing protein, producing the protein MSFYQDNFVAIEHLASHNAVKIQWLEGSADMTEADFKQVIAKEKEALETFKPRAILADTLEMQYSITPALQEWHNDFLFPSFAVVGIEKLAIVVSKDIFSQVSVEQLIEDHNAAQFLSKYFDSETKAIEWIQG; encoded by the coding sequence ATGAGTTTTTATCAAGATAACTTTGTCGCTATTGAGCACCTCGCCTCACACAATGCTGTCAAAATCCAATGGCTTGAAGGCTCTGCCGATATGACAGAAGCAGACTTCAAGCAGGTGATTGCTAAGGAAAAGGAGGCACTAGAAACCTTCAAACCTCGTGCTATACTGGCAGATACGCTTGAGATGCAATACAGCATCACCCCTGCACTACAAGAGTGGCACAATGACTTTCTATTCCCTAGCTTTGCAGTAGTCGGTATCGAAAAGTTAGCCATTGTAGTTAGCAAGGATATTTTTTCTCAAGTTTCTGTAGAGCAGCTCATTGAAGACCATAACGCTGCCCAGTTTTTGAGCAAATACTTTGATAGCGAAACTAAAGCTATTGAGTGGATTCAAGGCTAA
- a CDS encoding glucose 1-dehydrogenase, whose product MTKLKDKVCIITGGGSGIGLASARLFLDEGAKVVLFGRSAAKLEAAKAELGVEERVLTVSGDIAQAADRQALVATTVAHFGKIDVLHLNAGIAKAASIEQMTEEMYDEVLAANLKGPYFLIQAALPEMNDGGAIVFTGSISNQIGQHSLSAYAASKAGLRSLARTLSTELLPRKIRVNMVSPGVTQTPILDMPGLSAEVVQEMIASLAAQNPMKRIGQPEEIAKAALFLASDDSSYILGAEIIADGGFTQLQLT is encoded by the coding sequence ATGACCAAACTTAAAGACAAAGTATGTATTATCACTGGTGGTGGTAGTGGTATTGGCCTTGCTTCGGCGCGTTTATTTTTAGACGAAGGTGCCAAGGTAGTCCTTTTTGGGCGCTCTGCTGCTAAGCTAGAGGCGGCTAAAGCCGAATTAGGAGTCGAAGAGCGCGTTTTGACTGTATCTGGAGATATTGCCCAAGCAGCAGATCGTCAAGCCTTGGTAGCCACAACGGTTGCTCATTTTGGGAAAATAGACGTACTTCACCTCAATGCAGGCATTGCCAAAGCTGCTTCCATAGAGCAAATGACAGAGGAAATGTATGATGAAGTATTGGCTGCAAACCTCAAAGGTCCGTATTTTTTAATTCAAGCAGCTTTGCCCGAAATGAATGATGGGGGAGCTATTGTATTTACAGGGTCTATTTCTAACCAAATCGGTCAACACTCGCTGAGCGCTTATGCGGCCAGCAAAGCAGGCCTGCGCTCTCTAGCACGCACCCTCTCTACAGAGTTGTTGCCCCGCAAAATCCGGGTCAATATGGTCAGCCCCGGCGTTACACAAACCCCAATATTGGATATGCCCGGTCTTTCGGCAGAGGTAGTACAAGAGATGATTGCCAGCCTAGCAGCCCAGAATCCAATGAAACGTATCGGGCAACCCGAAGAAATTGCAAAGGCAGCCTTGTTTTTAGCTTCTGATGATTCCTCGTACATCTTAGGAGCTGAAATTATAGCCGACGGAGGATTCACACAACTACAACTGACCTAG
- a CDS encoding 7TM diverse intracellular signaling domain-containing protein, which translates to MSLLLNPHTVRLMRYSCCSCLCLLLVLAVSPKLWAQPTLLLKNEKGYLSIQPEHIKLLEDKHNALTFNEVLVGQKMFYTPGKLNFGFSSTTYWVKLRLRRPSQGSDRIVGQSSQWFLLVDYAPLDSIKVYYQDYDKKWRSYSVGDMVPINKRSVFFKSAVIPLHLIDEGAHNFYLKVRTKGSVQLPISIQSASYFQRYSLTVELLYGGFYGGLFLIMLYNFFLWVAIRERSYLIYCFYITSFILAQLSLQGHGFLYLWGAYPRVANLMLPISMTIASGFGITFAMYFLSTHKQMPRWHIFLLGIALFCFSFGLLSPLLNYNLTILVATSSVMVMSVLMIITGVLSWIWGNRSAKLFVLGWSAAMLGILLLAFKLSGYLYWAWLDYAPQGGTLLQVLLLSLALADKINIYRQEKEKAQQEALIVARENERIILEQNQTLETRVRERTEEIMVQNEELQQQREEILAQRNFIEAKNAELEKAYENLKYNKDQIEQSQVAVQQANEQLQENNQVLELQKAALEQANDKLKEYSQELQLVQKDLEAKHQELVLHDKKLQSSIEAALTIQQAVLPYEEKLKKLLGEYFVIYQPKDIVSGDFYWLNAVDEEVILVVADCTGHGVSGAFMTLIGHTLLDRIVRFGRATNPAEILSRLHRDVQVVLKQRHTQNNSGMDAAICNISPTQFDTHTQLVFAGAKHSLYYVEPNDPTTLKELKGTRKGIGGMQNEERAFENSVLILERGTMVYLLTDGLQDQNNQQRQKFGKRRLQEELLAIHHLPIDTQKLYLNQLIQEHMGQTEQRDDMLVLGFRL; encoded by the coding sequence TTGTCATTACTACTTAACCCTCATACCGTCCGATTGATGCGCTATAGCTGCTGTAGTTGCTTATGTCTGCTACTCGTCCTTGCAGTAAGTCCTAAGCTTTGGGCGCAGCCAACACTCTTGCTCAAAAACGAAAAGGGCTACCTCAGCATACAGCCTGAGCATATTAAGCTGCTGGAAGACAAGCACAACGCCTTGACTTTTAACGAAGTATTGGTAGGGCAGAAGATGTTCTATACGCCGGGTAAACTCAACTTTGGCTTTAGCAGCACCACCTACTGGGTCAAACTCCGGCTTCGACGGCCTAGCCAAGGCTCTGACCGCATTGTAGGCCAAAGCAGTCAATGGTTTTTGTTGGTCGACTATGCCCCGCTGGATTCTATCAAGGTCTATTACCAAGATTACGACAAAAAATGGCGGTCTTATAGTGTGGGGGATATGGTACCGATCAACAAACGGAGTGTTTTTTTTAAGAGCGCTGTCATCCCTTTACACCTTATTGACGAAGGGGCACATAATTTTTACCTCAAAGTCCGCACCAAGGGCTCTGTACAGCTGCCAATCAGCATCCAGAGCGCCTCTTATTTTCAGCGTTATAGCCTGACGGTAGAGTTGCTCTATGGCGGTTTTTATGGTGGGCTATTCCTCATCATGCTTTACAACTTCTTTTTGTGGGTGGCTATTAGGGAGCGGAGTTACTTGATTTATTGCTTCTATATCACCAGCTTTATTTTGGCGCAGCTTTCGCTTCAGGGGCACGGTTTTTTGTATCTATGGGGTGCGTATCCTCGGGTTGCCAACCTGATGTTGCCTATTTCGATGACGATAGCCTCCGGTTTTGGGATTACCTTTGCGATGTATTTCCTTTCTACACATAAACAGATGCCCCGGTGGCATATTTTCTTATTGGGCATAGCCTTATTTTGTTTCTCCTTTGGCTTGCTCAGCCCCTTGCTCAACTACAACCTGACCATCTTGGTGGCAACCTCTTCTGTGATGGTGATGAGTGTATTGATGATCATTACAGGGGTCTTGAGCTGGATATGGGGCAATCGAAGTGCCAAGCTCTTTGTCTTGGGTTGGAGCGCGGCGATGCTGGGGATTTTATTGCTCGCCTTCAAACTTTCGGGCTACCTTTATTGGGCTTGGCTCGACTATGCCCCCCAAGGAGGAACCTTGCTACAGGTACTGTTGTTGTCTTTGGCCTTGGCTGATAAAATCAATATCTACCGCCAAGAGAAAGAAAAAGCCCAACAAGAAGCACTCATTGTTGCCCGCGAAAACGAACGCATTATCCTAGAGCAAAACCAAACCCTCGAAACACGGGTGCGTGAGCGGACAGAGGAGATTATGGTACAAAACGAAGAGCTACAACAACAGAGGGAGGAAATATTGGCACAACGCAACTTTATAGAAGCTAAAAATGCCGAACTCGAAAAAGCCTACGAAAATCTCAAATACAACAAAGACCAAATAGAGCAAAGCCAAGTTGCTGTACAACAGGCAAACGAACAACTACAAGAAAACAACCAAGTACTCGAACTCCAAAAAGCGGCGCTAGAGCAGGCCAATGACAAACTGAAGGAGTATAGCCAAGAGCTACAGCTCGTCCAAAAGGACCTAGAGGCCAAACACCAAGAGTTGGTTTTGCACGACAAAAAGCTGCAAAGCAGTATCGAAGCCGCCCTTACGATACAACAGGCTGTGCTGCCCTATGAAGAGAAGCTCAAGAAGCTATTGGGAGAATATTTTGTCATTTACCAACCAAAGGACATTGTGTCGGGCGATTTTTATTGGCTCAATGCCGTCGACGAAGAGGTCATCTTAGTGGTGGCCGACTGTACCGGCCACGGGGTTTCGGGGGCATTTATGACCCTCATAGGCCATACCCTTCTCGACCGCATTGTACGCTTTGGCCGCGCTACCAATCCTGCCGAAATCCTCAGCCGCCTACACCGCGATGTTCAGGTAGTGCTCAAGCAACGTCATACCCAAAACAACAGCGGGATGGATGCCGCTATCTGCAACATCTCGCCTACACAGTTCGACACGCACACACAGCTGGTCTTTGCCGGAGCCAAACACAGCCTTTATTATGTAGAGCCTAACGACCCCACAACACTCAAAGAGCTAAAAGGAACACGCAAAGGCATAGGGGGAATGCAAAACGAAGAGCGTGCTTTTGAGAATAGTGTCCTTATTTTGGAGCGTGGCACAATGGTATACCTACTCACTGACGGGCTACAAGACCAGAACAACCAGCAAAGACAGAAATTTGGCAAGCGTCGCCTGCAAGAGGAGTTGTTGGCCATACATCATTTACCCATAGATACCCAAAAACTATATCTCAACCAACTGATACAGGAGCATATGGGGCAAACCGAACAACGCGACGATATGTTGGTATTGGGCTTTAGGCTATAA
- the fabD gene encoding ACP S-malonyltransferase, producing MNAYIFPGQGAQFVGMGQDLYDSRPEAKALFEQANEILGFRITDLMFSGTDEDLKQTKVTQPAIFLHSAILALTTPDFRPDMVAGHSLGEFSALVANQALAFEDALRLVSKRALAMQAACEANPSTMAAVLGLDDAKVEEVCQSIEGVVPANYNCPGQLVISGTNEGIDAAIEALKAAGAKRALKLAVGGAFHSPLMEPARQELAEAIAQTPFRKPIAPVYQNVNALPATDVATIKQNLIAQLTAPVRWTQSVQQMAQDGATNFVEVGPGKVLQGLVKKIAPQAQAASL from the coding sequence ATGAATGCATACATTTTCCCCGGCCAAGGCGCGCAGTTTGTCGGTATGGGCCAAGACCTATACGACAGCCGCCCAGAGGCCAAGGCGCTTTTTGAGCAAGCCAACGAAATTCTCGGTTTTCGGATTACAGACCTGATGTTTTCGGGCACAGACGAGGACCTCAAGCAGACCAAGGTTACACAGCCGGCTATTTTTCTGCATTCGGCTATTTTGGCACTGACTACCCCCGACTTCCGCCCCGATATGGTGGCAGGCCACTCGCTGGGTGAGTTTTCGGCCTTGGTGGCCAATCAGGCGCTGGCCTTTGAAGATGCGCTGCGCTTGGTCTCTAAGCGTGCCCTTGCGATGCAGGCAGCTTGCGAAGCCAACCCATCTACGATGGCGGCAGTGCTTGGTCTTGATGATGCAAAGGTAGAAGAGGTTTGCCAAAGTATCGAAGGGGTAGTACCTGCCAACTACAACTGTCCCGGCCAATTGGTGATTTCGGGCACGAACGAAGGCATCGATGCCGCTATCGAAGCCCTCAAAGCTGCCGGAGCCAAACGCGCCCTTAAGCTGGCCGTAGGGGGCGCATTCCATTCCCCGCTGATGGAGCCTGCCCGCCAAGAGTTGGCCGAAGCCATCGCCCAAACGCCCTTCCGCAAACCTATTGCGCCGGTATACCAAAATGTGAATGCCCTACCGGCCACAGACGTAGCAACCATCAAACAAAACTTGATTGCCCAACTAACCGCCCCCGTCCGTTGGACACAAAGCGTGCAGCAAATGGCGCAAGACGGAGCTACCAACTTTGTCGAGGTAGGTCCTGGTAAGGTGCTCCAAGGCTTGGTCAAAAAAATAGCCCCTCAAGCACAGGCGGCATCACTCTAA
- a CDS encoding UDP-glucose dehydrogenase family protein: MKIAVVGTGYVGLVTGTCFAETGNTVTCVDIDQEKISKLQQGKITIYEPGLEALFERNIKQERLKFTTNLAEGIKGAQLIFLALPTPPGEDGSADLKYVLQVARDLGPLLEDYTVIIDKSTVPVGTAEKVHDAVAAQANAPFDVVSNPEFLREGVAVEDFMKPDRVVVGTRSERARKLMEKLYAPFVRQGNPVIFMDERSAEMTKYAANAFLATKITFMNEIANLCEKVGANVDDIRHGIGTDTRIGKRFLFAGIGYGGSCFPKDVQALAKTAQEYDYDFSILKAVMDVNQQQKTKLLPMLNAYFNNDLKGKKIAVWGLAFKPYTDDIREAPALENIKALLEAGAIVKSYDPEGMENVRKIFGDKIEYAEGPYGALIEADALMIFTEWPVFRNPDFEVINTLLKNKVIFDGRNLFEPQQMKDLGYTYYSIGREVVKP; this comes from the coding sequence ATGAAAATAGCTGTCGTTGGTACAGGCTATGTAGGGCTAGTTACAGGAACCTGCTTTGCCGAAACAGGAAACACAGTTACGTGTGTGGATATTGACCAAGAGAAAATATCCAAATTGCAGCAAGGTAAAATCACCATCTACGAACCGGGACTAGAAGCACTCTTTGAACGAAATATCAAGCAAGAGCGCCTTAAATTCACAACTAATCTGGCCGAAGGTATCAAGGGAGCACAACTTATCTTCTTGGCCTTGCCCACCCCTCCGGGCGAAGACGGCTCTGCCGACCTGAAATATGTCCTCCAAGTAGCTAGAGACCTAGGGCCATTATTGGAGGATTATACCGTAATTATCGATAAGAGCACTGTACCCGTAGGTACTGCCGAGAAGGTTCACGATGCTGTCGCTGCCCAAGCAAATGCACCTTTTGATGTAGTCTCAAACCCTGAGTTTTTGCGCGAAGGGGTGGCCGTTGAAGATTTTATGAAGCCTGATCGCGTTGTAGTTGGTACACGCTCGGAGCGCGCCCGCAAGCTAATGGAAAAGCTCTATGCACCTTTTGTACGCCAAGGCAACCCAGTTATCTTCATGGATGAGCGCTCAGCAGAAATGACCAAGTATGCTGCCAATGCCTTCCTAGCAACCAAAATCACCTTTATGAACGAAATCGCCAACCTCTGCGAGAAGGTAGGCGCTAACGTAGACGATATCCGACACGGTATCGGTACAGATACCCGTATCGGCAAACGGTTTCTCTTTGCCGGCATCGGCTATGGCGGCAGTTGCTTTCCCAAAGATGTACAGGCGCTCGCCAAAACAGCCCAAGAGTATGACTATGACTTCAGCATCCTCAAGGCAGTGATGGATGTCAACCAGCAGCAGAAAACCAAGCTCCTGCCGATGCTCAACGCATACTTCAACAATGACCTCAAAGGCAAAAAAATCGCCGTATGGGGGCTAGCCTTCAAACCCTACACTGACGACATCCGTGAGGCTCCCGCCCTCGAAAATATCAAAGCCCTACTAGAAGCCGGAGCCATTGTCAAATCCTATGACCCCGAAGGTATGGAGAATGTGCGCAAAATATTTGGCGATAAAATCGAATATGCCGAAGGCCCCTATGGAGCGCTTATCGAAGCCGATGCCCTGATGATTTTTACAGAGTGGCCTGTGTTCCGAAATCCTGACTTTGAAGTAATCAATACATTACTCAAAAACAAGGTCATCTTTGATGGGCGCAACCTTTTCGAACCCCAACAAATGAAAGACCTAGGCTATACCTACTATAGCATCGGAAGAGAGGTTGTAAAGCCCTAA
- a CDS encoding DUF2452 domain-containing protein: MSNSAENTQETPQSQPRADFVNPIDKDKVAENPGLLPYAHTAGGAVIKPTEQGVIRAQSLEAMAQQTDIQMTQIYEQMRTLAEQAHKIKLRAEVSKLIYASDINFEPVINHIYCLYLRKNGGYMLSMITPQEWGRSMPFAQYCAKVRLMADRTWEVLEASDDFMQQVENIDTTTAND, translated from the coding sequence ATGAGTAATTCTGCCGAAAACACGCAAGAAACACCCCAATCACAACCAAGAGCGGATTTTGTCAATCCAATTGATAAAGACAAGGTAGCCGAAAACCCCGGGCTGTTGCCCTACGCACACACTGCGGGGGGGGCTGTCATCAAGCCTACGGAGCAGGGGGTTATCCGTGCGCAATCTCTGGAGGCGATGGCACAACAGACGGACATCCAGATGACCCAAATCTATGAGCAGATGCGTACCCTTGCCGAGCAAGCCCACAAAATCAAGCTCCGCGCCGAGGTTTCGAAGCTCATCTATGCTTCAGATATTAACTTCGAGCCCGTCATCAACCATATCTACTGCCTCTATCTACGCAAAAACGGTGGCTATATGCTCTCGATGATAACGCCGCAAGAATGGGGGCGCTCAATGCCTTTTGCCCAATATTGCGCCAAGGTGCGTCTGATGGCCGACCGCACTTGGGAGGTGCTCGAAGCCAGTGATGATTTTATGCAACAGGTCGAAAATATCGACACTACCACTGCCAATGACTAA
- the pseB gene encoding UDP-N-acetylglucosamine 4,6-dehydratase (inverting), producing the protein MLNGKSILITGGTGSFGQKFVAAILQTYPKVKRVVIYSRDELKQFEMQHHTPYGNHPALEFVIGDIRDAQRLTRACLGIDYLIHAAALKHVPIAELNPMECIKTNVFGSENVINAALDTGVKKVIALSTDKAAAPINLYGATKLCADKLFIAANNMRAANPVSFAVVRYGNVMGASGSVIPFFIEKRQSGVLPITDPAMTRFNITPEAGVNAVLFALENALGGEIFVPRIPSFRIIDLAEAIAPSCEHRIVGVRPGEKLHEEMIIESDALHTLETADYFVIAPHSLIEEYEQTLARYRTHYQAQPVAKNFAYSSEKNTQWLDVPTLRRLIQQHVSPNFEPL; encoded by the coding sequence ATGTTGAACGGAAAATCCATTTTAATCACCGGAGGTACAGGCTCATTTGGGCAAAAGTTTGTCGCTGCCATATTGCAGACATACCCTAAGGTCAAGCGGGTAGTGATTTATTCCCGCGATGAATTGAAGCAGTTTGAGATGCAACACCACACCCCCTACGGCAATCACCCCGCGCTGGAGTTTGTCATAGGGGATATACGCGATGCACAGCGCCTGACCCGCGCCTGTCTGGGGATAGACTACCTCATACACGCTGCGGCGCTCAAACACGTACCCATCGCAGAGCTAAATCCGATGGAGTGCATCAAAACGAATGTTTTTGGCTCTGAAAATGTCATCAATGCGGCTCTCGATACAGGAGTCAAAAAAGTCATTGCCCTTTCTACTGATAAAGCGGCAGCTCCTATCAATCTTTATGGAGCCACCAAACTCTGCGCAGACAAGCTTTTCATTGCCGCTAATAATATGCGTGCGGCCAACCCGGTCAGCTTTGCTGTGGTGCGCTATGGCAATGTAATGGGAGCTAGCGGCTCTGTTATTCCTTTTTTTATCGAAAAGCGCCAATCTGGCGTGTTGCCTATTACTGACCCAGCAATGACCCGCTTCAATATCACCCCTGAGGCAGGTGTCAATGCGGTGCTTTTTGCCTTAGAAAACGCCTTAGGAGGCGAGATTTTTGTTCCTCGTATTCCCTCTTTCCGCATTATCGATTTGGCAGAAGCCATTGCTCCCTCTTGCGAGCACAGGATTGTGGGTGTTCGCCCGGGCGAAAAGCTACACGAAGAAATGATTATCGAATCGGACGCACTTCACACACTCGAAACAGCAGATTATTTTGTAATAGCCCCCCATAGCCTTATCGAGGAGTATGAGCAGACCTTGGCACGCTATCGTACCCACTATCAGGCGCAACCTGTAGCCAAGAACTTCGCCTATAGCTCCGAAAAAAACACGCAGTGGCTGGATGTGCCGACTTTGCGGCGGCTCATCCAACAACACGTATCTCCTAATTTTGAGCCTCTATAA
- a CDS encoding diphthine--ammonia ligase: MTNTSHPPYATACLWSGGKDAALALYHTLQNPDYEVKQLLTTCNEAHERVSMHGIREALIRRQAEVIGLPWQAVRLPEEASMEDYNQRMQAVQTHWAEQQISHVLCGDIFLEDLRRYREERFAQQHLQGVFPLWQRDSLDLLEEFWALGFRAKVVCVSARYLDQSFVGRDLDREFVQALPPEVDPCGENGEFHSFVYQAPYFSAFIPVVVGEKVYRTYPTPANQTPPAWDTGFWFADLLLG, from the coding sequence ATGACTAACACTTCCCACCCTCCCTATGCTACCGCCTGCCTTTGGAGCGGGGGTAAAGATGCAGCTCTAGCGCTTTATCATACTCTACAAAATCCCGACTATGAGGTCAAGCAACTCCTGACTACTTGTAACGAAGCCCACGAGCGCGTGTCGATGCACGGCATACGCGAAGCTTTGATACGGCGCCAAGCAGAGGTCATCGGCCTGCCTTGGCAGGCAGTACGCCTGCCCGAGGAGGCTTCGATGGAAGACTACAACCAACGGATGCAAGCCGTACAAACACACTGGGCTGAGCAACAAATCAGCCATGTACTTTGCGGTGATATTTTTCTTGAAGACCTCCGCCGATACCGCGAAGAGCGCTTCGCACAACAACATCTGCAAGGGGTTTTCCCACTCTGGCAGCGCGATAGTTTAGACTTGCTAGAAGAGTTTTGGGCGCTGGGTTTTCGTGCCAAGGTGGTTTGTGTCAGTGCGCGCTATCTTGACCAAAGCTTTGTAGGGCGCGACCTCGACCGCGAGTTTGTCCAAGCCCTGCCTCCCGAAGTAGACCCTTGCGGCGAAAACGGAGAGTTTCATAGTTTTGTATACCAAGCACCTTATTTTTCGGCGTTCATCCCGGTAGTGGTGGGCGAAAAAGTATACCGCACCTACCCCACCCCAGCCAACCAAACCCCTCCGGCTTGGGATACGGGTTTTTGGTTTGCCGATTTGTTATTGGGCTAG
- the galE gene encoding UDP-glucose 4-epimerase GalE, protein MTLPNTPAILVTGGAGFIGSHTVVSLIEAGFRPVIVDDFSNSSPNVIQRLEQITGKAIAYYTLDCLDLQGLKTVFAQETISGVIHFAAHKAVGESVQQPLKYYRNNLDSLLNVLSLMQEYQVQDLVFSSSATVYGQPDNLPVDEQAPLKPAESPYGFTKQVGEQILRDACKVSALRSVLLRYFNPIGAHPSGLIGELPLGPPNNLVPYIIQTAAGLRERLTVFGNDYATPDGTCIRDYIHVVDLAQAHVQALKHLQKQTEASYCEAFNIGTGKGNSVLEVIQTFIQETNQGLPYTIGPRRAGDVTAVYASVQKAEKQLDWHAERSLAQALVDAWRWQCSLK, encoded by the coding sequence ATGACGCTCCCAAATACTCCAGCGATTTTAGTAACCGGAGGTGCCGGGTTTATCGGCTCTCATACGGTTGTTAGCCTGATAGAAGCCGGCTTCAGACCGGTGATTGTGGATGATTTTTCTAACTCCAGCCCCAATGTCATCCAAAGATTGGAGCAGATTACAGGAAAGGCCATCGCATATTACACCCTAGACTGTCTCGACCTCCAAGGCTTGAAAACAGTCTTTGCGCAAGAAACTATCAGCGGAGTGATTCATTTTGCGGCACACAAAGCGGTAGGCGAATCTGTACAACAACCACTGAAGTACTACCGCAATAATCTTGATTCGTTGTTGAATGTATTGAGCTTGATGCAGGAGTATCAGGTACAAGACCTAGTGTTCTCATCATCGGCAACAGTATATGGCCAGCCCGATAACCTACCGGTAGACGAACAAGCGCCGCTAAAACCTGCCGAATCGCCCTATGGGTTTACCAAACAGGTAGGGGAGCAGATACTGCGCGATGCTTGTAAGGTTTCTGCTTTACGCAGTGTATTGTTACGCTATTTCAACCCTATTGGCGCACATCCTTCAGGCCTGATTGGAGAGCTGCCCTTAGGGCCGCCCAACAATCTTGTCCCATATATCATCCAAACAGCCGCAGGGCTCAGAGAGCGCTTGACTGTCTTTGGCAATGACTATGCTACCCCCGACGGTACCTGTATCCGAGATTACATCCACGTGGTAGACCTTGCGCAGGCACACGTACAAGCACTCAAGCATCTGCAAAAACAGACAGAGGCATCTTACTGTGAGGCATTCAATATCGGAACCGGAAAAGGTAACTCGGTATTGGAAGTAATACAGACCTTTATCCAAGAAACTAACCAAGGCCTGCCCTATACCATCGGCCCACGCCGTGCGGGCGATGTAACAGCCGTCTACGCGTCCGTTCAAAAGGCCGAAAAACAGCTAGACTGGCACGCAGAGCGGTCTTTGGCTCAGGCACTTGTGGATGCTTGGCGCTGGCAGTGTAGTTTGAAATAA
- a CDS encoding UDP-glucuronic acid decarboxylase family protein, with amino-acid sequence MADKKRVLITGAAGFLGSHLCDRFLAEGCHVIGMDNLITGDMRNIEHLMPRDDFEFYHHDVTKFVHLPGKLDYIMHFASPASPIDYLKIPIQTLKVGAMGTHNLLGLAKDKGARILVASTSEVYGDPLIHPQTEEYWGNVNPIGPRGVYDEAKRFQEAITMAYHRYHGVETRIVRIFNTYGPRMRVDDGRALPAFMSQALRGEDLTVFGDGSQTRSFCYVDDLIDGIYRLLMSDCADPVNVGNPDEISLKEFADEIIALTGNRQKIVYHPLPQDDPKQRRPDITKAKAILGWEPKVSRTEGLRRTLEYFKTVVEGQQ; translated from the coding sequence ATGGCCGATAAAAAACGTGTTTTAATTACCGGAGCCGCCGGCTTCCTCGGTTCGCACCTTTGCGACCGCTTCTTGGCAGAGGGCTGCCACGTCATCGGGATGGACAACCTCATCACTGGTGATATGCGCAATATCGAGCACCTAATGCCTCGCGATGACTTCGAGTTTTATCATCATGACGTAACTAAGTTTGTACACCTCCCCGGCAAACTTGACTATATCATGCACTTTGCCTCTCCGGCCAGCCCTATTGATTATCTCAAAATACCCATCCAAACCCTCAAAGTAGGGGCTATGGGGACGCACAATCTCCTTGGCCTAGCCAAAGACAAAGGCGCTCGTATCTTAGTGGCTTCTACTTCTGAAGTGTATGGCGACCCGCTCATTCACCCCCAAACGGAAGAGTACTGGGGCAATGTCAACCCCATCGGCCCCCGAGGGGTATATGACGAAGCCAAGCGCTTTCAAGAGGCCATCACGATGGCTTACCATCGCTACCACGGTGTCGAAACGCGGATTGTCCGTATTTTCAATACCTATGGCCCACGGATGCGTGTGGACGATGGCCGCGCCCTGCCTGCATTTATGAGCCAAGCCCTCCGTGGCGAAGACTTGACTGTTTTTGGCGATGGCTCGCAAACACGCTCGTTCTGCTATGTCGATGATCTTATCGACGGCATCTACCGACTGCTGATGAGCGACTGCGCCGACCCAGTGAACGTAGGAAATCCGGATGAAATATCGCTCAAGGAGTTTGCTGACGAAATCATCGCGTTGACCGGTAACCGCCAAAAGATTGTGTACCACCCTCTCCCACAAGACGACCCCAAACAGCGCCGCCCTGACATTACCAAGGCCAAGGCCATTCTAGGGTGGGAGCCTAAAGTATCGCGCACAGAAGGGCTTCGTCGTACCCTCGAATACTTCAAAACAGTAGTCGAAGGCCAGCAATAA